GAGGATGCCGCGCTGCTCGCCGGGATTTCCGACACCGACATCGCGATCTTCGCCGAAGCGGCGAAGGCGCGCGGTCTCACCGGCTGGGCGATAACACTGCAGGCCCCAAGTGTAAGCGCCGTCCTGACCTTTGCCGAGAACCGCGACCTGCGGGCGCGAGTCTACCGCGCGTTTGGCACGCGCGCGTCGGACGAAGGGCCGCACGCCGGCCAGTTCGACAATTCGGCACGGATCGCTGCGCTGCTCGATCTACGACGCGAGGCGGCGGAGCTGCTCGGCTTCCCCGATCCGGTCGCATGGTCGCTCGCGACCAAGATGGCGCCGGATGCCGGCCAGGTGCTGGCATTCCTGCGCGATCTGGGCCGCCGCGCGAAGCCTGCCGCCGAACGCGAGTTCGCTGAGCTTGCCACCTTCGCTGCCGAGCAGCTCGGGATCGACGCGCTGCAGTCCTGGGACGTGGCCTTCACCTCCGATCGACTGCGGGCGGCCCGCTATGCGGTGGATGAGAAGGAAGTCCGTGCCTATTTCCCGGTCGAGCGCGTGATCGCTGGGTGGCAGCAGCTGCTCGAACGGCTGTTCGGTATCCGGCTGGTCGCCCGCGCGGACGTACCCGTCTATCACCCGGATGCCTGCTATTATGATGTGATGGACGACAACGGCGCGGTGTTCGCGGGGGTCTATCTCGATCTCCATGCCCGCGCCGGCAAGCGCAGCGGCGCGTGGATGGCGCAGGCGCGCCCGCGACTGAACGACGGCAATGTCCACAGGGTGCCGGTGGCCTATCTCGTCTGCAACTTCGCGCCGAAGACCGAAGACAGGCCGTCGCTGCTCAGCCATAACGAAGTCGTCACCCTGCTGCACGAAACCGGGCATTGCCTGCACCACCTGTTCACGCGCGTCGATCGCCCGAACATCGCTGGGACCAGCGGCTTCGAATGGGACGCTGTCGAACTGCCGAGCCAGCTGATGGAGGATTTCGCCTGGGATCGCGACGTGCTGCGCGGCATGTCCGGGCAGTATCAGACCGGCGCGCCGTTGCCCGATGCACTGTTCGACAAGCTGATCGCCGCCCGCCGCTTCCTGTCGGGCATGGCAGTCGTACGCCAGATCGAATTCGCGCTGTTCGATCTGCTGCTGCACCTCGGCACGCTGGGCACGAATCCGATCGAGGTTATCGAGGCGGTGCGCGACGAGGTATCGGTGGTCCGCCCGCCGGCCTGGCACCGGTTCCCCCATGCGTTCGGCCATATCTTCGCGGGCGGCTATGCTTCGGGCTACTACAGCTATCTCTGGGCGGAAGTGCTCGCCGCAGATGGCTTCCAACGCTTCGCCGAGGCTGGCCTGATCGACCGCACAACCGCTGCCAGCTTCCGCGACGAGGTGCTCGCGCGGGGCGCCAGCCGTCCGGCGGCAGAGAGCTTCCGCGCGTTTCGCGGGCGTGACGCCGATCCGCAGGCTATGCTGGTCCGGCACGGATTGGCCGCCGATGCCCACTGATCGCGAGGATGCTGCCGTCCGCGCCTGGCGGACCGAGGCGATCCGGCGGATCGAGGCGGATTACAACCGTTCGGCCGATACCCATCTGATCCGGCTGGATCTGCCGCGCTATCCCGGCATCACCTTGTATCTGAAGGACGAGAGCAGTCATCCCACCGGCAGCCTGAAGCACCGGCTGGCCCGCTCGCTGTTCCTCTATGCGCTGTGCAATGGCTGGATCGGGCGCGATACCGTGGTGATCGAAGCCTCCTCGGGCTCGACCGCGGTGAGCGAAGCCTATTTCGCCCGGATGCTGGGGCTGCGCTTCATCGCCGTCGTCCCTGCCACCACCGCTGCGCCCAAGCTGGACGCAATCCGCTTCCACGGCGGCGACATCCACGCGGTCGATGATCCGCGCACTGTCTATGACGTTGCGCACCGGCTCGCGGCGGAAACCGGTGGCCATTATCTCGACCAGTTCACCTATGCCGAACGTGCGACCGACTGGCGCGGCAACAACAACATCGCGGAGAGCATCTTCGCCCAGATGGCTGCCGAGGAACATCCCGTTCCGTCCTGGATCGTGTGTGGCGCAGGCACCGGCGGCACCTCAGCAACCGTCGGCCGCTATATCCGCTATCAGCGGCACGCGACGCGCCTGTGCGTCGCGGACCCGGTCCATTCGGTGTTCCACCGCCACTTCGCGGATCGTACCGCCGTGTCACTTCCGGAAGGATGCGCGAGCTACATTGAGGGGATCGGCCGGCCGCGCGTCGAGCCCAGCTTCGTCCCGACCGTGATCGACCGTATGATCGCGGTCGATGACGCCGAGAGCATCGGGGCGATGCGTGCCCTCTCGACGCGCCTGGGGCGGCGGGTCGGCGGATCGACCGGCACGAACCTCGCGGCCTGCCGGTTGTTGATCGACGAGATGGCGGCGCGCGGGGAGACAGGCTCAGTCGTGACGATCCTGTGCGATGGCGGCGAGCGCTATACCTGCACCTACTACGAGGATACTTGGCTCGCCGGACGAAACATCACATGGCACGACCATAACAATCGTATCGCGCTTCTTTTCTCCGCGGATCGCTAACCCAAACGAATGTGTTCTTGGCGACGTCCCCTCAGGCGCATGGATGACGTCGTCGAACATCCATGTACGATGAGGGGATGGCGCCGTCAGAAAGTCCGCGCCCGTCAGCTTCGACCATAATCCAAGGCACGCTTATTGAGCCGTTCGACGGTCCCACTGCGGCTCCGAAATGTTCTAAAAACCTATACGCGTGCGAACACCGAAGTAGCGGCGGGAGTTGCGCGGCAGGAGTTGCGCCACCGCCTGACTGTTTGAGCTTCCGGTGTACCCCAGAGACGTCGCATATGCCTGATCGAACAGGTTGTTCACGAAGAAAGCCACCCGGAAGTTGCCGTCTTTACGGCCATCGATCCCGATACTGCCGTTCACCACGCCGTAGGCATTTTGATACGAAATCGGGCTGCCGAGCAGATCGAGCTTGGTCTGACTCTGATGAGCGAATTCGGCTGTGATAAAGCCATCGAATGGCGCGGATGGAAATTCGACGTCATAGGTTCCAGCGATATTGTACTTGAACTTCGGGGCGTTGGCGAGTTGCGCGCCCGAAAGGTTCTGAAAGGTGGTCGTACCGACCGGAAGGCATCCTTGCGCAGCCGTTTGACCGCCGTAGCATGGGGCGTTGGGAAACTCGCGGATCTTGGCGTCCGTATACGCGGCCGACGCATCGATACGGAGCAATCGTGTCGGTTTGGCGGACAGCTCTGCCTCGACGCCGCGGCTGCGTAACTTGCCGACATTGCTGAGCTGCGGATTGACGGTGCCGTCGGGTAGCGTGACGGCCCCTTGGGCTTGGAAATCCTTGAAGTCTGTCCAGAACCCTGTGACGTTGAGTTGAACCTTGTTGTCGAGAAAGCGGCTCTTCACGCCGACTTCATACGCGTTGCTGGTTTCTGGACGTACCGGGTTTGCAGCGCGTGTCGGGCTGAAGCCTGTGCTGATGTCGAAGCCTTGGCCTTTGTATCCCGTCGAATAGGAGGCGTAGGCCATGATGGTGTCGGACAGATCCTGGCGAAGCGAAACCTTGTAGGTTACCGCGTTGTCGCTGTCCTTGCCGCGACACAGCGTCAAACACGAGGCGTTATTGGCGACCGGAGCGGCACCCGCCGTGACGTTCTGGAAGGTCGCGCCGATCGTCTCTCGGTTGAAGCGCAGACCGCCATCGATATGCGTCGTGTCGGTGATGTTGTAGGTCAACTGACCAAAGGCAGCGAATGTCTCCGTGGTCGCACTGGCGACCCAAGCGGTTGCGGCGTTCGGCCCGCGGCTATAGTTCCGGCTGGTATCACCGTTCGCATAGAAGAGGGCGAGAAGGTAATCGAGCTTTCGTCTTCCGGACGATACGAGGCGTAGTTCCTGCGTGAAGTTTTTCGCGTGAAAGCTTGCTCGTGCCGCTGATCCGTTCGGAAGCACTGGACTGGCAGGGTTGGTGGGGACCAGAAGCGTCGGCGAGCCAAGCGTATCCAAATCTTCGATAAAGCGGAACCGCCAATCCTGATACGCCGTAATGGAGATCAGGTTGGCGCCGCCCAGATCGAGGGTGGCGCGTCCCGTGAACATCGCTTGTTTGC
This genomic stretch from Sphingomonas panacis harbors:
- a CDS encoding M3 family metallopeptidase — encoded protein: MTNPLLDTLVLPRFDAIRPEQIEPALDALIAEHESVVRSVIARDARSFTEVWMPLERAETAIDAMWSTVSHLHGVADSPELRAAYAAGQERLVENRLQVMQNQALYEALVALTATDDFAARPQTDRAAVEHIVRDFRLSGVALDAERRARFAAVSVELSNLSTAFGNAVLDATDAWFEHVEDAALLAGISDTDIAIFAEAAKARGLTGWAITLQAPSVSAVLTFAENRDLRARVYRAFGTRASDEGPHAGQFDNSARIAALLDLRREAAELLGFPDPVAWSLATKMAPDAGQVLAFLRDLGRRAKPAAEREFAELATFAAEQLGIDALQSWDVAFTSDRLRAARYAVDEKEVRAYFPVERVIAGWQQLLERLFGIRLVARADVPVYHPDACYYDVMDDNGAVFAGVYLDLHARAGKRSGAWMAQARPRLNDGNVHRVPVAYLVCNFAPKTEDRPSLLSHNEVVTLLHETGHCLHHLFTRVDRPNIAGTSGFEWDAVELPSQLMEDFAWDRDVLRGMSGQYQTGAPLPDALFDKLIAARRFLSGMAVVRQIEFALFDLLLHLGTLGTNPIEVIEAVRDEVSVVRPPAWHRFPHAFGHIFAGGYASGYYSYLWAEVLAADGFQRFAEAGLIDRTTAASFRDEVLARGASRPAAESFRAFRGRDADPQAMLVRHGLAADAH
- a CDS encoding PLP-dependent cysteine synthase family protein, with amino-acid sequence MPTDREDAAVRAWRTEAIRRIEADYNRSADTHLIRLDLPRYPGITLYLKDESSHPTGSLKHRLARSLFLYALCNGWIGRDTVVIEASSGSTAVSEAYFARMLGLRFIAVVPATTAAPKLDAIRFHGGDIHAVDDPRTVYDVAHRLAAETGGHYLDQFTYAERATDWRGNNNIAESIFAQMAAEEHPVPSWIVCGAGTGGTSATVGRYIRYQRHATRLCVADPVHSVFHRHFADRTAVSLPEGCASYIEGIGRPRVEPSFVPTVIDRMIAVDDAESIGAMRALSTRLGRRVGGSTGTNLAACRLLIDEMAARGETGSVVTILCDGGERYTCTYYEDTWLAGRNITWHDHNNRIALLFSADR
- a CDS encoding TonB-dependent receptor; its protein translation is MRIKHILLASAALVGFASPALGQAGAVSPTAPAPSAPVASPFAPPGQQQGFSASEAPQEEGTLEDIVVTAQKREQSLQRVPVAVTAITADQLETRGVAAITDVARVSPSLTITENTNATGNSINLRGIGTFSFSIGIEPSVAIVVDDVALLQQAQAFSGLNDIARLEVLRGPQGTLFGKNASAGVINIVTQGPTSTLTGSVGAVATTDQQYRVEGMISGPVAQGIGFRLNAFYDDRDGYIKNLNTGHDLNGERSYGARARIDLDPVSNLNIALTGSYTNTKTDGQVRTFRSVNPGASVFGAPIAASIVGITPSDSNYRIRLDTEPENHSKQAMFTGRATLDLGGANLISITAYQDWRFRFIEDLDTLGSPTLLVPTNPASPVLPNGSAARASFHAKNFTQELRLVSSGRRKLDYLLALFYANGDTSRNYSRGPNAATAWVASATTETFAAFGQLTYNITDTTHIDGGLRFNRETIGATFQNVTAGAAPVANNASCLTLCRGKDSDNAVTYKVSLRQDLSDTIMAYASYSTGYKGQGFDISTGFSPTRAANPVRPETSNAYEVGVKSRFLDNKVQLNVTGFWTDFKDFQAQGAVTLPDGTVNPQLSNVGKLRSRGVEAELSAKPTRLLRIDASAAYTDAKIREFPNAPCYGGQTAAQGCLPVGTTTFQNLSGAQLANAPKFKYNIAGTYDVEFPSAPFDGFITAEFAHQSQTKLDLLGSPISYQNAYGVVNGSIGIDGRKDGNFRVAFFVNNLFDQAYATSLGYTGSSNSQAVAQLLPRNSRRYFGVRTRIGF